From Glycine max cultivar Williams 82 chromosome 11, Glycine_max_v4.0, whole genome shotgun sequence, the proteins below share one genomic window:
- the LOC100804343 gene encoding UTP--glucose-1-phosphate uridylyltransferase 3, chloroplastic isoform X1, whose translation MVHSTSLLPHNNQTFILSFRSKPSFFHSHSHSLSLPSSSSSSQSSCCHVARISTETLEVSPPPPPPPGFNFRREIARLASLRDRLAACTTLNEKLRVMDADSRVKRFFRSRHGLARVLASLQLSSDQLFLLKCVVAAGQEHVLCLGETESLESSASAAAATMSAVKSALYALAEMIENMDSFNGNGGAGLGMALGDHEIAELTMFLQTLAEIERFYDCIGGIIGYQITVLELAQKSFEMQNISWAHQRHDVKECQILGINAPNGLNLSEDTEYASQAALWGIEGLPDLGEIYPLGGSADRLGLVDPNTGECLPAAMLPYCGRTLLEGLIRDLQAREFLYFKLYGKQCITPVAIMTSSAKNNHKHVTSLCERLSWFGRGRSTFQFFEQPLVPVVGAEECQWLVTKPFSPLSKPGGHGVIWKLAYDKGIFKWFYCQGRKGATVRQVSNVVAATDLTLLALAGIGLRQGKKLGFASCKRISGATEGVNVLMEKKSLDGNWEYGVSCIEYTEFDKFGITTGPLAPKGLQAEFPANTNILYIDLPSAELVGSSKSETSLPGMVLNTRKPIVYTDQFGRHHSVSGGRLECTMQNIADNYSNSYSSRCYNDVEDKLDTFIVYNERRRVTSSAKKKRRHGDKSLHQTPDGALLDILRNAHDLLSQCDIRLPEIEANENYADSGPPFLILVHPALGPLWEVTKQKFYGGSISEGSELQIEVAEFFWRNVQLNGSLIIIAENVMGSMKINENSESILHYGQRCGRCKLQNVKVLNKGIDWTCDENIYWKHDVQRSEVLQIILHGNAEFEATDVVLQGNHVFEVPDGYKLKIMPGSSGLAIQLDPIDQDMMESGSWHWDYKIEGSHIQLELVES comes from the exons ATGGTTCACTCCACTTCTCTTCTTCCCCATAATAACCAAACCTTCATCCTCTCCTTCCGCTCCAaaccttctttttttcattcccattcccactctctctctcttccatcttcttcctcttcttctcaatCGTCATGTTGCCACGTGGCTCGAATCTCCACCGAGACCTTGGAAGTctcgccgccgccgccgccgcctccGGGTTTCAACTTCCGCCGCGAAATCGCGCGCCTCGCTTCGCTCCGCGACAGGCTCGCCGCGTGCACTACTTTAAACGAGAAGCTCCGAGTGATGGACGCCGACTCCAGAGTGAAGCGCTTCTTCCGTTCCCGCCACGGGCTCGCTAGGGTTTTGGCGTCGCTGCAATTGAGCTCCGACCAACTTTTCCTGCTCAAGTGTGTGGTCGCGGCGGGGCAGGAGCACGTGCTGTGTTTGGGCGAAACGGAATCGTTGGAATCCTCCGcctccgccgccgccgccaccaTGAGTGCGGTGAAGAGCGCGCTTTACGCTCTGGCGGAGATGATTGAGAATATGGATTCCTTTAACGGCAATGGCGGAGCGGGTTTGGGGATGGCGTTGGGGGATCACGAGATTGCGGAGCTGACCATGTTTTTACAGACTTTGGCGGAAATTGAGCGATTCTATGACTGTATTGGAGGAATTATTGG ATATCAGATTACAGTACTGGAACTTGCACAAAAATCGTTTGAGATGCAGAATATAAGCTGGGCCCACCAGAGGCATGACGTGAAAGAATGCCAAATTTTGGGAATTAATGCACCTAATGGGCTTAACCTTTCTGAAGACACAGAGTATGCATCTCAAGCAGCTCTATGGGGTATAGAG GGTTTGCCAGACCTAGGTGAAATTTATCCTTTGGGAGGTTCTGCCGACAGACTTGGTTTGGTTGATCCTAACACAGGTGAATGCCTGCCTGCTGCAATGCTACCATATTGTGGAAGGACTTTGTTGGAAGGCCTTATAAGAGATCTTCAG GCTAGGGAATTCTTGTACTTCAAGTTATATGGGAAACAATGCATCACACCTGTTGCAATAATGACAAGTTCTGCAAAGAACAACCACAAACATGTCACCTCTCTGTGTGAAAGACTTTCATGGTTTGGAAGAGGTCGATCGACTTTCCAATTTTTTGAGCAG CCTCTTGTTCCAGTTGTTGGTGCAGAAGAATGCCAGTGGCTAGTCACCAAACCATTCAGTCCCTTGAGCAAGCCTGGAGGTCATGGTGTCATATGGAAACTTGCTTATGACAAAGGCATCTTCAAATGGTTTTATTGTCAAGGAAGAAAAGGTGCAACTGTGCGCCAAGTCAG TAACGTGGTGGCAGCTACAGATTTAACCCTCCTAGCCTTAGCAGGGATTGGTTTACGTCAAGGAAAG AAACTGGGATTTGCATCTTGTAAGCGGATCTCAGGTGCCACAGAAGGAGTTAATGTGCTGATGGAGAAGAAAAGTCTTGATGGGAACTGGGAATATGGTGTGTCTTGTATTGAATACACAGAGTTTGACAAGTTTGGAATTACTACCGGACCTCTTGCTCCAAAAGG TTTGCAGGCAGAGTTCCCTGCCAATACGAACATCTTATACATTGATTTGCCTTCTGCGGAGCTAGTTGGGTCAAGTAAGAGTGAAACTAGTTTACCTGGAATGGTGCTAAATACTAGAAAGCCAATAGTTTACACAGATCAGTTTGGAAGACATCATAG TGTCTCTGGTGGTAGACTTGAGTGCACAATGCAAAATATAGCTGACAATTATTCCAACTCATATTCTTCTAGATGTTATAATGATGTGGAAG ATAAGCTGGATACTTTTATTGTATACAATGAAAGAAGAAGGGTTACCTCCTCtgctaagaaaaaaagaagacatgGAGACAAGTCTTTACACCAG ACACCTGATGGTGCTCTGTTGGATATCTTACGAAATGCTCATGATCTTCTTTCACAATGTGATATAAGACTTCCTGAG ATTGAAGCTAACGAGAACTATGCTGATTCAGGACCACCATTTCTCATCCTTGTGCATCCGGCTCTTGGTCCTCTTTGGGAAGTCACTAAGCAAAAA TTTTATGGCGGTTCCATATCAGAGGGCTCTGAGTTACAAATAGAGGTTGCAGAGTTTTTTTGGAGGAATGTTCAG CTCAATGGAAGCCTGATTATAATAGCTGAGAATGTTATGGGCTCAATGAAGATTAATGAGAACAGTGAATCCATACTACATTATGGCCAAAG GTGTGGAAGATGTAAATTGCAAAATGTCAAGGTATTGAACAAGGGAATTGATTGGACTTGCGATGAAAACATATACTGGAAACATGATGTGCAGCGATCTGAGGTGCTGCAGATCATACTGCATGGAAATGCTGAATTTGAGGCTACTGATGTTGTCTTACAG GGAAATCATGTGTTCGAAGTTCCAGATGGCTACAAACTGAAAATCATGCCAGGAAGCTCAG GTTTAGCAATCCAGTTGGATCCAATTGATCAAGATATGATGGAGAGTGGAAGCTGGCACTGGGATTACAAGATAGAAGGTTCTCACATTCAGCTAGAATTAGTAGAATCATAA
- the LOC100804343 gene encoding UTP--glucose-1-phosphate uridylyltransferase 3, chloroplastic isoform X2 — protein MVHSTSLLPHNNQTFILSFRSKPSFFHSHSHSLSLPSSSSSSQSSCCHVARISTETLEVSPPPPPPPGFNFRREIARLASLRDRLAACTTLNEKLRVMDADSRVKRFFRSRHGLARVLASLQLSSDQLFLLKCVVAAGQEHVLCLGETESLESSASAAAATMSAVKSALYALAEMIENMDSFNGNGGAGLGMALGDHEIAELTMFLQTLAEIERFYDCIGGIIGYQITVLELAQKSFEMQNISWAHQRHDVKECQILGINAPNGLNLSEDTEYASQAALWGIEGLPDLGEIYPLGGSADRLGLVDPNTGECLPAAMLPYCGRTLLEGLIRDLQAREFLYFKLYGKQCITPVAIMTSSAKNNHKHVTSLCERLSWFGRGRSTFQFFEQPLVPVVGAEECQWLVTKPFSPLSKPGGHGVIWKLAYDKGIFKWFYCQGRKGATVRQVSNVVAATDLTLLALAGIGLRQGKKLGFASCKRISGATEGVNVLMEKKSLDGNWEYGVSCIEYTEFDKFGITTGPLAPKGLQAEFPANTNILYIDLPSAELVGSSKSETSLPGMVLNTRKPIVYTDQFGRHHSVSGGRLECTMQNIADNYSNSYSSRCYNDVEDKLDTFIVYNERRRVTSSAKKKRRHGDKSLHQIEANENYADSGPPFLILVHPALGPLWEVTKQKFYGGSISEGSELQIEVAEFFWRNVQLNGSLIIIAENVMGSMKINENSESILHYGQRCGRCKLQNVKVLNKGIDWTCDENIYWKHDVQRSEVLQIILHGNAEFEATDVVLQGNHVFEVPDGYKLKIMPGSSGLAIQLDPIDQDMMESGSWHWDYKIEGSHIQLELVES, from the exons ATGGTTCACTCCACTTCTCTTCTTCCCCATAATAACCAAACCTTCATCCTCTCCTTCCGCTCCAaaccttctttttttcattcccattcccactctctctctcttccatcttcttcctcttcttctcaatCGTCATGTTGCCACGTGGCTCGAATCTCCACCGAGACCTTGGAAGTctcgccgccgccgccgccgcctccGGGTTTCAACTTCCGCCGCGAAATCGCGCGCCTCGCTTCGCTCCGCGACAGGCTCGCCGCGTGCACTACTTTAAACGAGAAGCTCCGAGTGATGGACGCCGACTCCAGAGTGAAGCGCTTCTTCCGTTCCCGCCACGGGCTCGCTAGGGTTTTGGCGTCGCTGCAATTGAGCTCCGACCAACTTTTCCTGCTCAAGTGTGTGGTCGCGGCGGGGCAGGAGCACGTGCTGTGTTTGGGCGAAACGGAATCGTTGGAATCCTCCGcctccgccgccgccgccaccaTGAGTGCGGTGAAGAGCGCGCTTTACGCTCTGGCGGAGATGATTGAGAATATGGATTCCTTTAACGGCAATGGCGGAGCGGGTTTGGGGATGGCGTTGGGGGATCACGAGATTGCGGAGCTGACCATGTTTTTACAGACTTTGGCGGAAATTGAGCGATTCTATGACTGTATTGGAGGAATTATTGG ATATCAGATTACAGTACTGGAACTTGCACAAAAATCGTTTGAGATGCAGAATATAAGCTGGGCCCACCAGAGGCATGACGTGAAAGAATGCCAAATTTTGGGAATTAATGCACCTAATGGGCTTAACCTTTCTGAAGACACAGAGTATGCATCTCAAGCAGCTCTATGGGGTATAGAG GGTTTGCCAGACCTAGGTGAAATTTATCCTTTGGGAGGTTCTGCCGACAGACTTGGTTTGGTTGATCCTAACACAGGTGAATGCCTGCCTGCTGCAATGCTACCATATTGTGGAAGGACTTTGTTGGAAGGCCTTATAAGAGATCTTCAG GCTAGGGAATTCTTGTACTTCAAGTTATATGGGAAACAATGCATCACACCTGTTGCAATAATGACAAGTTCTGCAAAGAACAACCACAAACATGTCACCTCTCTGTGTGAAAGACTTTCATGGTTTGGAAGAGGTCGATCGACTTTCCAATTTTTTGAGCAG CCTCTTGTTCCAGTTGTTGGTGCAGAAGAATGCCAGTGGCTAGTCACCAAACCATTCAGTCCCTTGAGCAAGCCTGGAGGTCATGGTGTCATATGGAAACTTGCTTATGACAAAGGCATCTTCAAATGGTTTTATTGTCAAGGAAGAAAAGGTGCAACTGTGCGCCAAGTCAG TAACGTGGTGGCAGCTACAGATTTAACCCTCCTAGCCTTAGCAGGGATTGGTTTACGTCAAGGAAAG AAACTGGGATTTGCATCTTGTAAGCGGATCTCAGGTGCCACAGAAGGAGTTAATGTGCTGATGGAGAAGAAAAGTCTTGATGGGAACTGGGAATATGGTGTGTCTTGTATTGAATACACAGAGTTTGACAAGTTTGGAATTACTACCGGACCTCTTGCTCCAAAAGG TTTGCAGGCAGAGTTCCCTGCCAATACGAACATCTTATACATTGATTTGCCTTCTGCGGAGCTAGTTGGGTCAAGTAAGAGTGAAACTAGTTTACCTGGAATGGTGCTAAATACTAGAAAGCCAATAGTTTACACAGATCAGTTTGGAAGACATCATAG TGTCTCTGGTGGTAGACTTGAGTGCACAATGCAAAATATAGCTGACAATTATTCCAACTCATATTCTTCTAGATGTTATAATGATGTGGAAG ATAAGCTGGATACTTTTATTGTATACAATGAAAGAAGAAGGGTTACCTCCTCtgctaagaaaaaaagaagacatgGAGACAAGTCTTTACACCAG ATTGAAGCTAACGAGAACTATGCTGATTCAGGACCACCATTTCTCATCCTTGTGCATCCGGCTCTTGGTCCTCTTTGGGAAGTCACTAAGCAAAAA TTTTATGGCGGTTCCATATCAGAGGGCTCTGAGTTACAAATAGAGGTTGCAGAGTTTTTTTGGAGGAATGTTCAG CTCAATGGAAGCCTGATTATAATAGCTGAGAATGTTATGGGCTCAATGAAGATTAATGAGAACAGTGAATCCATACTACATTATGGCCAAAG GTGTGGAAGATGTAAATTGCAAAATGTCAAGGTATTGAACAAGGGAATTGATTGGACTTGCGATGAAAACATATACTGGAAACATGATGTGCAGCGATCTGAGGTGCTGCAGATCATACTGCATGGAAATGCTGAATTTGAGGCTACTGATGTTGTCTTACAG GGAAATCATGTGTTCGAAGTTCCAGATGGCTACAAACTGAAAATCATGCCAGGAAGCTCAG GTTTAGCAATCCAGTTGGATCCAATTGATCAAGATATGATGGAGAGTGGAAGCTGGCACTGGGATTACAAGATAGAAGGTTCTCACATTCAGCTAGAATTAGTAGAATCATAA